The Salinibacterium sp. M195 genome includes a window with the following:
- a CDS encoding (deoxy)nucleoside triphosphate pyrophosphohydrolase, protein MKKQINVVGAVIVRDGLILCAQRGPHGALPGMWEFPGGKIEAGETPRDALAREITEELECEVAVGELITTTTHEYDFGIVVLTTFYCALLSGTPALTEHAEVRWLAPAALSDLEWAPADIPAVELIETAASA, encoded by the coding sequence GTGAAGAAACAGATCAACGTCGTCGGTGCCGTCATCGTTCGCGACGGCCTCATTCTCTGCGCCCAGCGCGGACCCCATGGGGCATTGCCTGGGATGTGGGAGTTCCCCGGCGGCAAGATCGAAGCCGGCGAGACTCCCCGCGATGCGCTCGCACGCGAGATCACCGAAGAGCTTGAGTGCGAGGTGGCCGTGGGCGAGCTGATCACCACCACGACTCACGAGTACGACTTCGGGATCGTCGTGCTGACCACGTTCTACTGCGCGCTGCTGTCCGGCACGCCAGCGCTGACCGAGCATGCGGAGGTGCGCTGGCTCGCGCCTGCCGCGCTGAGCGACCTCGAATGGGCTCCCGCCGACATCCCTGCCGTCGAACTGATTGAGACGGCGGCGAGCGCCTAA
- a CDS encoding DUF3427 domain-containing protein codes for MSLDLHDLKPFGQDVSFGYVDKTVAAPRRLHPHLVLNTETDSMLRALRSELQRATSFTFSVAFVSPRAIALLKQELIDFEGVGRIITSDYLGFNSPRAFSELLNLRELGIDVRIHNESAFHPKGYVFQQPNGVTAILGSSNLTETALAKNHEWNLRVSATRDSDLAEQFSNLLDDEFFNSEPLTQAWIDDYAANYRPPADRPRSVRRTAAAETAPASVGSITPNNMQVDALKAIATVRAAHKDRALIISATGTGKTILSALDVREVNPRRLLFVAHREQILDRAIVEFQKVLGAPREDFGKITGTKREPHKRYVFATVQTLSQQGVLDSLDPATFDYILIDEVHRAGANSFTKVFDHFTPKFMLGMTATPERPDGENIFELFDYNVPYEIRLNSALELDMLAPFHYYGVADLTFEDGFSTDEATPLSRLVTAERIDHILKSIETYGQAGRKPRGLIFCSRKEEAHALSAELNTRTLRRSTLRTVALTGEDSIQEREAVVERLEAGELDYVLTVDIFNEGVDIPSVNQIIMLRHTQSSIVFVQQLGRGLRKVEGKDYLVVIDFIGNYKNNFLIPIALFGDDSLNKESIRKNLIAAEEAGVLAGLSSVRFDRISQKRVLDSLARVKLDSLQNLKSAIEAVRNRVGHVPLLFDFLKFESVDPLVLATNHNFRNYPELLSKLKIRELDVSTAASLMLTVISRELFNAKRPHELLLLERLLAGSALSRQDIASIFELVGLPSSDEIVESAIRSLTLAFNTSSEADKFATQGPGTDDGDFVKLTSAYSEEYLSSEPFRSAVDDLVRTGLARIKSRFASDQPFTPGLQYSRKDVCRLLNWEKNRSGVINGYKVDLQTMTCPIFVTLHKSKDISASTAYADALIDSQNMIWSTKSKRKLDSKELTPILSNDAALHVFMQMDDAEKERFYYLGHAQSSGAFQTSMTDDEGAELPVVHMNLRFDDPLNPAMFDYFHTSQMFATPKSQHPLPH; via the coding sequence ATGTCACTGGACCTTCACGACCTCAAGCCGTTCGGCCAAGACGTCAGTTTCGGCTACGTCGATAAAACAGTCGCGGCCCCTCGAAGGCTGCACCCGCATTTGGTCCTCAACACCGAGACAGACTCGATGTTGCGTGCGCTGCGCAGTGAGCTGCAGCGAGCGACTTCGTTCACTTTCTCGGTTGCCTTCGTCTCGCCACGAGCCATCGCACTGCTCAAGCAGGAGTTGATCGACTTCGAAGGTGTCGGTCGAATCATCACCTCCGACTATCTAGGGTTCAACTCCCCGCGTGCCTTCTCGGAGCTGCTCAATCTCCGCGAGCTCGGGATCGATGTTCGAATCCACAACGAGAGTGCATTCCACCCCAAGGGCTACGTCTTCCAACAACCCAACGGTGTGACAGCAATCCTGGGTAGTTCGAATCTCACCGAAACCGCTTTAGCGAAGAACCACGAATGGAACCTTCGCGTCTCCGCCACGCGCGACAGTGATCTCGCTGAGCAGTTCAGTAACCTTCTTGACGACGAGTTTTTCAACTCCGAGCCGCTCACTCAGGCATGGATTGATGACTACGCAGCTAATTATCGGCCTCCAGCCGACAGACCCCGAAGCGTGCGGCGAACGGCTGCTGCAGAAACGGCACCAGCCTCCGTCGGCTCGATCACGCCGAACAATATGCAGGTCGATGCGCTCAAAGCCATCGCGACAGTTCGCGCCGCGCACAAGGACCGAGCCCTCATCATCTCCGCGACCGGCACAGGAAAGACGATCCTTTCTGCTTTAGACGTGCGGGAGGTCAACCCGAGACGACTGCTGTTCGTTGCTCATCGTGAACAGATTCTTGACAGGGCGATAGTCGAGTTTCAGAAGGTATTGGGTGCACCCAGAGAAGACTTTGGAAAGATCACTGGCACCAAGCGTGAGCCCCACAAGCGTTACGTGTTCGCTACTGTGCAAACGCTCTCGCAGCAAGGCGTGCTCGACAGTTTGGACCCTGCGACTTTCGATTACATCTTGATCGACGAGGTTCATCGAGCTGGAGCGAACAGCTTTACAAAGGTCTTCGACCATTTCACTCCCAAGTTCATGCTCGGGATGACGGCCACCCCTGAACGCCCCGACGGTGAGAACATCTTTGAGCTGTTCGACTACAACGTGCCTTACGAGATCCGACTCAACTCAGCGCTCGAACTAGACATGCTGGCGCCATTCCATTACTACGGCGTTGCCGACCTCACCTTCGAAGACGGTTTTTCGACGGATGAAGCGACTCCGCTTTCACGACTCGTCACGGCCGAGCGCATAGACCACATTCTGAAGTCGATCGAGACCTATGGCCAAGCGGGTAGGAAACCCCGGGGTCTCATCTTCTGCAGCAGGAAAGAGGAAGCGCACGCTCTCTCCGCTGAGCTGAACACCCGGACGCTACGCCGGAGTACGTTGCGCACGGTCGCGTTGACCGGCGAGGACTCCATTCAGGAGCGCGAGGCGGTCGTCGAACGCCTTGAAGCGGGAGAGCTCGACTATGTGCTCACCGTGGACATCTTCAACGAAGGCGTCGATATCCCCTCGGTCAACCAGATCATCATGCTCCGGCACACCCAGTCGAGCATCGTGTTCGTCCAACAACTAGGCCGGGGACTACGGAAGGTTGAGGGCAAGGATTACCTCGTCGTCATCGACTTCATCGGGAACTATAAAAATAACTTCCTCATCCCGATCGCACTATTTGGTGACGACTCGCTCAACAAGGAGTCAATTCGAAAGAACCTCATCGCTGCTGAAGAGGCGGGAGTACTCGCGGGGCTGTCTAGTGTGCGCTTCGACCGGATATCGCAGAAGCGGGTTCTTGATTCTTTAGCGAGAGTCAAGTTAGACAGCTTGCAGAACCTCAAGAGCGCGATCGAAGCTGTGAGGAACCGCGTCGGCCACGTTCCGCTACTTTTCGATTTCCTGAAATTTGAGTCGGTTGATCCATTAGTGCTAGCGACCAACCACAACTTCCGGAACTACCCGGAGTTACTCTCGAAATTGAAGATCCGCGAACTCGACGTATCTACGGCAGCCTCGCTGATGTTGACGGTTATCTCTAGGGAGCTTTTCAACGCAAAACGGCCACACGAATTGCTACTCCTGGAACGCCTTCTTGCCGGCAGCGCGCTTAGCCGGCAAGATATCGCTTCAATATTTGAGCTAGTGGGCCTACCGTCATCAGACGAGATCGTTGAGAGCGCCATCCGGAGTCTCACTCTCGCGTTCAACACCTCCTCCGAGGCCGACAAGTTTGCAACCCAAGGCCCGGGGACTGATGACGGCGACTTCGTGAAGCTAACATCGGCATACTCAGAGGAGTACCTGTCCTCTGAGCCATTCCGCTCAGCCGTAGACGACCTTGTGAGGACCGGTCTCGCTCGTATAAAAAGCCGATTCGCGTCCGACCAGCCGTTCACACCGGGCCTCCAATACTCCAGGAAGGACGTTTGTCGTCTACTGAATTGGGAAAAGAACCGCTCTGGAGTGATCAACGGGTACAAAGTCGATCTTCAAACCATGACTTGCCCGATCTTTGTAACCCTTCATAAGTCGAAGGACATCTCAGCGAGCACGGCATACGCGGATGCTCTCATCGATAGCCAGAACATGATTTGGTCGACTAAAAGCAAACGAAAACTTGATAGCAAAGAGCTGACGCCGATATTAAGCAACGACGCTGCCCTCCATGTCTTCATGCAGATGGACGATGCTGAGAAAGAACGATTTTATTACCTCGGTCACGCTCAATCGAGCGGCGCGTTTCAGACGTCGATGACGGACGACGAAGGCGCTGAATTGCCGGTAGTTCATATGAACCTCCGCTTCGACGATCCCCTCAATCCGGCTATGTTCGACTACTTCCACACGTCACAAATGTTCGCAACACCGAAAAGTCAGCACCCCCTGCCACACTAG
- a CDS encoding DNA-formamidopyrimidine glycosylase family protein, which translates to MPEGDSVYKAAAKLRAALDGQILTRTDFRVPAFATLDLSGHTVTSAVPRGKHLLIRVAEGTDGTTADAADTPAPANASDPGSGLTIHSHLKMEGVWQIYSAGERWRKPSYLARGVLSTATKTAVGFELGLLEVVPTASEESIVGHLGPDLLGPDWDAELALANLLSDPARPVALALLDQRNLAGLGNVFANELSFLRGVRPHTPIGEIADPKRLVALAFKAIMVNKDRPIRNLTGLPRGKPRYWVHGRRGEACLRCGTRIESDQLGTGPTDTRYMWWCPSCQK; encoded by the coding sequence GTGCCTGAGGGTGATTCCGTCTATAAGGCGGCAGCGAAACTGCGGGCAGCGCTCGACGGCCAGATTCTCACCCGCACCGATTTTCGGGTGCCCGCCTTTGCGACGCTCGACCTCAGCGGCCACACCGTCACGAGCGCGGTGCCGCGCGGCAAGCACCTGCTGATTCGCGTTGCCGAGGGCACCGACGGCACCACAGCCGACGCCGCTGACACACCCGCACCCGCGAACGCGAGCGACCCCGGTTCGGGCCTCACGATCCACAGCCACCTCAAGATGGAGGGCGTCTGGCAGATTTACAGCGCCGGCGAGCGGTGGCGCAAGCCGTCCTACCTGGCTCGCGGAGTGCTTAGTACGGCAACGAAGACCGCGGTAGGTTTCGAACTGGGGCTGCTTGAGGTGGTGCCCACGGCATCCGAAGAGAGCATTGTGGGACACCTGGGCCCTGACCTTCTCGGGCCCGATTGGGATGCCGAACTCGCGTTAGCGAACCTGCTGTCGGACCCAGCGCGCCCGGTTGCGCTCGCGCTACTCGATCAGCGGAACCTCGCCGGTCTCGGCAACGTTTTCGCGAACGAGTTGAGCTTTCTGCGCGGTGTTCGCCCGCACACCCCCATCGGCGAGATCGCCGACCCGAAGCGCCTCGTTGCGCTCGCGTTCAAGGCGATCATGGTGAACAAGGACCGCCCCATCCGCAATCTCACGGGCCTGCCGCGCGGCAAACCCCGCTACTGGGTGCACGGGCGGCGCGGGGAAGCGTGCCTGCGGTGCGGCACCCGCATCGAGTCCGACCAGCTCGGCACCGGCCCCACCGACACCCGCTACATGTGGTGGTGTCCGAGCTGCCAGAAGTAG